Sequence from the Sphingomonas koreensis genome:
CCTCAAGCCATTCCGCGACCATCGCCCGTCCGGCCTTCACCGCGCCCGGCCCATGCCGATCGTGCTGGCCGCGCAGCTGGTCAACCGTCAGACCCGCCTGCCCGACATAGTCGTCGGAACCGTCCAGCCATTCTTCGAAGCGCGGATCCTCGCCCATCTCGGCATGGAATTGCAGCGCCAGCACTTCCGGCCCCCGCCGGAACGCCTGGTGCCGATAGGCATCGGTCGAGGCCAGCAGCTCAACCCCCTCCGGAAGCGGGAAGGTGTCGCCATGCCAGTGCAGCACCGGCACGCCCTCGACATGCCGTAGCGGCGAGACCGCCCCGGCTTCGCTCAACGCGACCGGCGCGAACCCGACCTCCTTGGCCGGCCCCGAATAGACCGTCGCCTCCATCGCCGCCGCGATCATCTGCGCGCCCAGACACACGCCCAACGTCGGCAAGCCCAGCGAAATCCGGCTTGCCAGCCGGTCGATCTCGCAATCGATCCACGGATGGGCGTCGCGTTCGTACACGCCCATCGGCCCGCCCATCAGGATCAGCAGATCGGGCGTGTTGAAATTGACCCGCGCGAAGTCCGGATCGGTCACGTCGATCCGGTCGAGGTGATAGCCCGCGTCTTCCACCGGCTGGCGGAACCCCGCGATCCCCTCGAACGGGACATGGCGGATGATGAGTCCCTTCTTCATGCCGCCATGAGCTAGCGTTGCGCGTGCTCCAATCCAACCTAGTCTCGCTTTGCAAGCGGCAAGCTGGTCTCAGGCGATAGCCCAGCGGAACCGCCCGGTCAGCGGATGCGCGCTCAGCGCGTCCTCCTCGCGGGCGCCGGCGCCGATATTGTGGATCACCAGCCAGCCGTTCGGCCCGCGCCGGTCGGAAACGATGCCGGTATGCGGCAACCGTCCCCCGACCAGGCTGGTGAAGATATCGCCCGGCTGCCAGCCGTCGGGCGCCGCGGGAAGCGGCAACGCCGCGCCGCGGCGGCGAAAATAGGTGGCAAGGTTGGGAACGCGGCGATGGTCGATATTGCGGTCGGGGCTGCGGAGTCCCCAGTTGCGCGGATAGGCCGCGAACTGCGCGCGCATGTCGGCGTTGAGCAGCGCCTGCAGATCGAGCGCCAGCGCATCGCGATAGGCACGGATCAGCACGTCGGTGCACACGCCCTTCGCCCGCGGCACGTCGCCATTGGGGAAGGGGATGCGCGAATAGGCCGGGTCATAATGCAGCGTCACGCCCACCTGCCGCCGTGCCGCGGCGACCAACGCCTTGGCGCTGCCCGGTCTCGCCGCCGCAGGCAGGACGAACCCCGCCGCGCCGCACGCCATCCCGGCGAGCATCGCACGGCGGGTCGTGTCCAAGCGGTCAGTCCCCGGTCAGGATGCGGTCGACCAGCTGCTTCACCGTCGGCACGAACCCGTTCGAGTAAAAGGGGTCGCGCTTGAAGTTGTACGCGGCGTGACCCGCGAACATCAGATTCTGGTCGGTATCGCCGCCATGCGCGATATCCTGCAGCGTCTTCTGAATGCAGAAGCTGCGCGGATCGGCGAGGCGCCCGGTCGAATTGGTCTCGGTATCC
This genomic interval carries:
- a CDS encoding glutamine amidotransferase gives rise to the protein MKKGLIIRHVPFEGIAGFRQPVEDAGYHLDRIDVTDPDFARVNFNTPDLLILMGGPMGVYERDAHPWIDCEIDRLASRISLGLPTLGVCLGAQMIAAAMEATVYSGPAKEVGFAPVALSEAGAVSPLRHVEGVPVLHWHGDTFPLPEGVELLASTDAYRHQAFRRGPEVLALQFHAEMGEDPRFEEWLDGSDDYVGQAGLTVDQLRGQHDRHGPGAVKAGRAMVAEWLEGL
- a CDS encoding DUF1287 domain-containing protein; this translates as MDTTRRAMLAGMACGAAGFVLPAAARPGSAKALVAAARRQVGVTLHYDPAYSRIPFPNGDVPRAKGVCTDVLIRAYRDALALDLQALLNADMRAQFAAYPRNWGLRSPDRNIDHRRVPNLATYFRRRGAALPLPAAPDGWQPGDIFTSLVGGRLPHTGIVSDRRGPNGWLVIHNIGAGAREEDALSAHPLTGRFRWAIA